TATCACCTAATTTCTTTCAAATGTAATGTGATTAAatcctagggtttttttttaatctaacacCTTGAAACTCCAGCCCGGTACTTAGGAATTATTTATAAACAGCGTCATAAAAGAGTGCTCGGGTGCCAACACTAATCAACTTCTTCAAACCActtcaaagaaaatcaaaaaacctTTCCATCCACAGATCCTTTTGAGGTTTAACTAGGAGCATGATTTAAAATTCACAAGAAAACCCTTAGGTATTGAAGCTTTAATACACAGCTTTCTTGGACAAACGTTTGATAAAAAACGAAACATACCATTATATACACCATATCATGCTTTAATATTGCCCAGGGCTACTGTAAATGCTCACTTTGTACTAAATCTGGTTTTCTCTCTGCTTAGTGGTTGGCAGCAGATGGGGCAGTGTAATTCACTGATTTACTCATTTGCACACTTGTAAGACTCCTGTAAAGCATTCTCCCTAAACATACGACACAAGGGCACAACCAGGACACCACTGTATGTAATGTTTAACCCCCTCCATTCAGCAAATAGTCAGTATTTAATACTGGAGATCTGAACCAGTAGCTAAACGAAGTCCGGAAAAATctagaaaatgcctttttcttcagTAACAAATCATATTTCATTCTGCGTTTTCTCTTGATGAGATGTTACAGGATTTACTCTTCCAAGTAAAGTAAGTTTTAACATTCAACAATTATTTTAGTAATAACAAAGTTAAACCTGGAATAATGCAAAAGAACAGCTGGACTCACTGAGTTGCATTTAAGTCCAAAAGGTTCTATGATTAATATTAACATGACAAAGTTTGCTTAACTTGTAAGAGAAATCCTTTGTCAAACAGGAAAAGCACATAGTACACGATGAACGTTCTTGCAGAACTTTTTTACGTTTCTTCAGAGGTTTGACTGTAAATTAAGAACTCACAGAAATGCCGCTTGGATCCcgaaagcttttttttatgagCAAAACCAAGATACAATGTAGAAAACTAGCGTCTTTGTATATGAAAGGATTATCAGTTTTCATATGGTTAAGGCTTTTAGAAGGATCACATGAAAGAACAATAGCACGAAGCCTTAAGCACAAACACTTAGCCACACATTCGACCTACAAAATTTTCAAGACAGTTGTAAGCTATAATCATCATTagacttgtttatatttttaagagtACTTTAGATCCtattattaattaaaaaggtTTTCTAACTTCACACCTGGGATAGATGCAATGCTTCTTTTCCACACATCTCTGTTTGAAATTTCCTCTAGGGCTAAAACTGTCTAGCAAGGCAAGATCATGAAAATTCATCGCTTTACTGATGGCTCtaataaggttttttttcttctaaatagtCAGCACCTTACGCCATGATCAAAAAGTAAAATCAACTCTGCTACAGATTTCTGTTACATTATTTTCTGTataatttattcttaaaacaaCATTTATGCTTTAATTTTAATTGGAGTTCCTTCCCTTTCTTAATAGATTTTTCCAGACCAAAAGcagacagcatttttcctttgacaAACAACTGCTGTAGTTCTGTCTTTAGCCTCTAAATACTGAAGTAATGAAATGGAAACCTGCCTAATTTTGTTCAAATAATACTGTAGGGCTTAAGGACAAATGTTAGCTCAATGTGAAGAAATTTTATCAGCATTCTATCAAACCACAAGAAATTCTTCCACATATTTTCCATGGGTCTATAAAACAGACTGATTACTCATGCTGCCCACATCACAAAAGGCTGGACACAATTTgcagaatttgattttttttttaatatatatttagcaGCATTTCAATCAACATCCATCTGATCACCACCACTAAGAGCTCACAGCACCTCTAGTGATAATGATTTCATTGATGCTGCAGCAGAACTTTCATAATGGTTTACTATGGTTTTAAAGAAACATCAAAGCAACATGACACCAGCTATCCCTGACAGCTCATGCAGAACAAAAATTATAGTTCAGTTGCGCATATCCAAATATAATCTGCCTAAGGGTGAACAGTTTGTAAATCAAATAATTTGATTGAGTGTACATGCTTTTATTGTGCAGAATACAGACTTCCTATTCAATTTACCAGGTTTTGTTATACATACAAGTAGGCATGCTCACTGTTCCTTCATGTGAGATGCCACTGAGCAGTGGAACTCATTAACAGCAGATAGTAACTAACTAATcaaaaaaaccagagaaatcTGCCAGCCCAGGTAGAATAGGAAACCAAATTTACACCTGACAAAAGGAGTAATTAGCGAGCTTAAAGACAACAGGAAATATCAGATGGGGCACAGAACGCATTAATAATTGATACACTAGAACTCTTTGTTATTCCCTTAGAGGGTTTCATTGTTATAACTGttaaagtgcattttttattagattacccactaaaaaaagaaattaaaagcatctTACCCATAACTATTCCAAAACGCtcacctttttcttcccccccccctcgccaAGACACAGTCTGAAAAGTTTTATCCATCATTTGCCAACTGAAGCACAGCTTTCAAAGAGCTGTTTACAAATAAGGAATTGAACTATTTATGGTGTCTCAGTTTTCACTTACCATCAtcattgttttgctttaaatggTTTATCATATACTGAATGGGATCATCTGGCTTATGAATTAATAGTTCTTCAAGcatgttctgaaaataaataggACAAAGTCAGAGGAAAATTTAACATAGCTATGCAGTCATGATAAGACTGCATTTTTACAGCAATGTTACAATGAGGAACTTAAGAAAATGAATAAGCATTTATAAACTCTTTAAGCCCCCTTTCATAGACAAAATTGAGACTATGAAACCTATTTTAGAGGatgaaaaactgaagtaaatCATGGTCAGAAGATtgccaacaaaaaaaataagccatttgCTTTAACTTATTTATGATAAATACAGACACCAGAAAGGTTTGGCTTGAGCAGTCTGGCGTCGATAACGGTTGAGTCAGCATTGACATAAAAATCATACAAGGAGTTTCAAAACTACAGTCAAGTTAAATTAGTATCTCTGCAGGGCAAGTTAAACCTCCTTCTCAAGCACATTCCCACAAGCTTCTGACTAGGCTAGGGGACTGCAGAACCGACAAGAGctgcagaaaacacaaaaccaacaaccagtCAAAGCCACAAAAGCAGCACATCTCACTTTCGTAACCGTACTAGTCTTCCTCCCACATGAAAAACaatggggggaggaagggggaaaaaaggcttaaaGCATTTCCTTGAATGTCCTCGAATTAAATGTTTGAGGTTATACAGGGCCTTGCTTCAGCTCCCACCGATAGCAGTGTGGATCTTACGCTGATTTCAGTGAGGTTTGTAGCTTTACGGGCAGAGAAAGGAATAACGGTAAGAAACACTAACTCCATAGACTTTCTTACAAGACATTTCAGCACAGCCAAGaattctgcaattaaaaataaacatcaaaCAGCAGCTAACGTTTTGACTTAAATTACCTACTGAAATGCTCACACTGGAATAGGATGTCTTTTTCTAAAAATCAGTCATAACACTTTAATATTTGCAAGTAAATTCCATAAAGTCTGTATATTCCATAAAATTTTATCCTCTAACCAACTGGTTGTCTTTTATTGGAGtggtctgttttccttttctgcttcatccACTTCATTAGAATAATTAAAACACTCAATTTTGTTTATAAACTGTTTAAGGTGCAAGTTCTGATGCTTCAAGGTCTGGATAGCACATAGCACAATGcaggaaatttgtatttttattggaagctgatttaaaaattattactttcCAGCAACATTTATTTAAACTAAGAAATCTGAATTTGGGACTACAATTAccagcagctttaaaaataaaatacctagAAAATCTGATCTTATTACAGTTCAAAATTGTTCAGGCTGACAATGACTGATACTTTCACTATTTCGTGCCCAAGTCCTACCCCCACTTCCATGCATGCTTCATTTCATCCAGTGTAATTTTACACGAGCAGTTCTGTTAATCTCTGGGGGAGGTTCACAGTTTGGGTCTCGTGTTTTAGGTTTCACATTTTGGGGTTTGTAAATGTTTAAGTTTAGGACAATAATTTCAAGTCATATGTGTTTGTATTATTATGTTGCTACAACACAATTGAAGCATGAAAAGAGCAACAGTGAGTAAATCCCATAAGTGTTTTATGCAATATGAGGACCTACAGCTGCATTCAATGCCTCATAGCATGCAAAACAcaccatttccattaaaaaaaccacaaatattaTGCCACACTGGTCATACTAAATGGCCTTGAagttacatgaaaaaaagaagagagcagaaataagaaaaggaaagaaaaataagcatttgtgtGCTTTCCAGTgagatttgaaaaagtaaaaaggcCTTATACATATAAATCCAAGTTTTGAGTCGAGTTAGCACCAGCACGCAGGGGGAGTCGTCTCCAAAAAGTTCTAACAGAACCGCGCCTGGATATTTAGTCCCTGGCACAAATCTCCCCATGCTCGACAAAAGGGCTTTTTCCACACTTCTAGAACAAAACGTACCTTTCTCTAAGGCAGGGAAACCAATCTTGCTATTTACTGAAATCGCGATGTTAGAAGcgtgcttctttttctttattttagacaCACATCTCCACAGAAAAGCCACAACCGCAGCAGGAACACATGGAGAAACAATTTTAAACGCATAATGCGGATCAAGGGGCTGCAGTGTGTCACCTCAGCAGCCTCTGCCTCAGGAAGGGCAAAACCCTTCATCTCGGCTTTTCCCGCTCGATCTGTTACTGCTGCCGCCTCCCTGTCCTGCCAAGCCTGCCTTGCCTTTCACGGACCCAACACCTTTCCCCCACAGCCTGACACTTTCTTCCGCAAAAAAAACAACATATACGAACCCCAGCAATCCACAGGGTATTATTAAAATAAGTTAATTAATTAGGAGAGCCTCCGGCCGGTGCACCTTCCCTCAGACGGCGTCACCCATCCGCCCCTTTCCACAGGGGCCCGGTGCCGGCCGCTGGGGGAAatggcggcggcgctgcccccCGGGCGAGCCGCCGCGGCCGCCAGCGGAGGCCGTGAGGAAACTGGGCCGCCCCCCGCAGGGCCAGGCCGGCGGTCGCCCCGCACTGCCTCCCCACGCCccggaggggatggagggggggaagccCCGCGGTGCCCCCGGGGCGGGCGCGGCCCGTTCACCTGCAGGAGACGGAAGAGCTCCCGCTCCTCCGCGTAGGCGCCCACCGGCGGCGGCCACGGCCAGGCGGGGGAGTCCATAGCCGCCCCTAGCAACCAGACCCGCCGCGCCGCTGCGTTGCTAAGGAGCGCGTCATCTCCCCGCGCCGCCGGAAGGCCCCACCCCACTCACCGCCTCCCTAACGGCAACGGGGGTGACGTCATCACAGGGCGACGCGCAGCACCTCCCCGGCGGCGCGGTTGCCAGGGAGACGGCGGCGCGGTTGCCGGGGCGGCCGGGAGAGCCCGGCTGGCCGCTGCCCGCACCGGCCCCTCTCGGCGGGGCTGCCGGtagggagggcgggcgggaggacGGGGCCTGGGGCGCTGGCGGGTCTCCGGCCGGCAGGCGGGACGGCGGGACGGCCGGCGGCAGGGCCGGGAAACGCCAGCCCCCTGGGCAGGCCCGGCCTGGGCGGGCAGGGACGGGGGTGAACGGCGCCCCGGGCCTCCCCAGCTCCGGCGCTGCCTGTGCCGCCTGCCCAGCCGGCTTCACTTCGTGTCGGAGTTTTGAAGCCGCTTGGGCAATAGTTTTACAGCGGTAAGAGAAGCCGTGTGTCCCTCCGGCCCTTTCGCAGCCCTGTGTTTGATGCATTGCCACATTATGTTTACAATAGACCCACTAGGGTTTATGGCATCTGATTGTCAGTGCTCCCCTCTGGGTTCTCTACCTCTTTTTGCAGCATCGTTACTACCTCATTGACTTACTGTTTGGGGCTCTGGGAGTGCAGAGCTTTGACACAatatatcttctctttttttcttctttttccttttttttttttcctaaagttttcCACTAACCTACACAATTCCAACTCAAGTGACAGATAGAGTTACATGTATAGAATTGCATAATTTCTAAAAAGTagcttcctttctctccttctttccaaaATCCAGGAGGGAGAAAACATGAATGAGGCAAAGGAGGCTCTAAGAAACATAGAGCAGAACTACAagctcttcctgcagcagcagtttACGTTTATCGGAGCACTGCAGCACACCCGAGAGAATGCACATGACATGATCAGACCTGTGGCAAGCATCAGCCAGGTACAAAGTATACAGCAAAAAGTTCTCTGCCGACGAGACCAGGGACCAATGCAGTGCTGTCACGCACTTGGGTCCAGTTCAGGGATGAATAAATGTTTTTACTAAGGGAAGATGCACAAAAACTCTCTAGTAACATTTGTGTGTAACTCTGCAAACCAGTGGCAAAAAGATTAAGTAGGGGAGAGAAATACCTGTGTTAGGTCTTCTCATTTGCAGAGAAgaaattttattgctgagcatcaCTTTATGATTTAGTTTAACGCCATCATTTCGCTGCTGAGGCATAGCCAGAAATACAGGGTACAAGAAAACAATCAAACCAAgcctccttccccagccacaCATGGAATCTGTAATCCTTAACTTGTAGTAGCCAGCATGCTTGCCTCTTCCCCCTGGTATTGGTGCTGCTGTAGCTTTCTATAgtgcttattaaaaataatggctGTGTTACAGAGGTAGGATGATGGATTGAGGGCTGAAAGTCCCAAGAGTGCTAGGGGTTTTCTGGGCTAGTAAGTGAATTGTCTAGGAATTTTTATAACATGGGATGCTTTAAGTAGTGCAGAGAACTTAGACCACCGGCAGacagagggggaagaaaaatctaaataaaattagAATTGTGGATGTGAGAGAGCAGAACCCAGGCACAAAACCCAGACGGATGCCAAAGCCAGAGTGCAAGCCAAGCTGTTGTTAGGATTAGGACGCAGAAGTGAGCTGGTTGTCTTTGCTACGGGCTGACTTTCTTTAATATAAGGGCTTTGCTCGTAACATTGAAGAGGACTGAGACAGACATTACACTgaaccatttttttccaaaaataggCATTGAGATTTTGTATAACAttatgctgtttttaaaagtgACAATATTTCAGTGGTATCGAGCAAGCTTGGACTCTGCTTCTTGGCAAGGGTGGAAGGCTTGCTTGTTGCGGGGGGAAGCTCGTAGGTGACTTCAGCAATTCCATTGATCCACGGCGTCATTTGTGATAGAGTAACAGGTGACATAATGGTGGCAAACTGTACTGCGGGGATAGCCCTGAGGGTGCAGCCACGTTActccggggggggggacaggaaagggaaaagaacgAGTTACTGGTGAGAACAGGGAGCAACTGGTGCAGCACGTACTGGTGACGCATTGTGCAGGAATTGAACCACTACCAAAGAAAGCTCACTGGGGACAAAACCAGACATCCATTGTATTTCACTGCCATTCTCCTGAATCAGCCCAAccctatttttaattttgcattggaGGGCATAAGAATAAAAgcaacaaatgcagaaatatgcGTGCTTTCGGCATACAGCTGGCTTGACTGCCAGCTTTCTTGGGGTGTAAACGTGGaaactacaggggaaaaaaatgcacctAGATGGGAATCTACTGCATTTCTAACCCCTAAAAGCTGTACGCGGTACCCTTTTCAGTGTCAAGTGATGACATTTctcagagaaaagaggagagcaTAGTAAGGTGGAAAGGTCGAGGAGCACACCATGGTAAGAGAATGGCAACAGCTCCTGAAGTCTTCTGGATGGAGTAGGGTATAAAATCAAATCCCAAGTGGTTTTGTGAGATGAGCTCCTCAGCCATTGCTTCATCCAGAGGCTGAAATCACCCAGCGAgtccctgccctgcagagcctggctgtgGTCATGACATCGGCCCTGCGCAGGGGCTGTCAGTGAACTCCTCCggctgcagctcagctgctcaTCAGCAGGTGGGTAGTGCAGAGCTGGAGCCCTTGCAAGCCGTTGTTCCTGAAGTCCTGGTCCCCATCCTGGTTATACACGTGCATTAACACTCTCTTGTTGATGCGGACAGCAAGGAGTCCTGTTATCCCATTGGTGAACATCCAGGCTAAAACGCTATTCTCTTTAGGACTATTTCTGCTcacagcagcaataaaaaaatcctgccaCTCACATAGACACAACGCTCAGCAAACAGTGTGGAAGGAGGAATCTGTAGTGGAAATGGACCCTTAGGggccattttttatttttcttacaaacCTGCTGAGGATTTGCCCAAGCACAGAGCATGACTTTTCTGTATGCAGGAACTGTACCGATGGTGGAACAGCTACTTCATTCTTGTCTTGAAATCTTACAGAAAGCACTGGAGATGTTAGAGTCCAGCTATGACTGCCAACCAGCTGCTCAGTGTTTTGTATTCTGACCACTCGTGTCTGAAGTGCCTGTAATTTCTTTGGAGAAGATACTTAATCTCTTGGCATAACGTTTCATCACGCAATGCCATTCACTCTGAGTAACAAAAATGCTCAAGGCGAATAGGGAGTATCATTGCTGCAATAGGTTAGTAAGGACAATTTAGGTTAAATGGGCTTAGTTTGCAGTCACATCTAATGATGCCAAATAAAGAACCACAAAGAACACGTGATGCAAACCATCACTCTAAACCATTCCCAGTTTGGCCGCTGccctcacctcccaccccacTCTGCCTCGGCAGAGCCATGGCAGTGGCAGAGGGtgccctgctcagagcagaccGAAAACTCCCCTCACACGCAACCTGTTTCTGCAGCGCTTGCAGCGGAGCTGTGGTTTTGGCTGTGATACTCCTACACGTCTTCGAAGAGGGAGGAAGGCTCACTGGTGTGCTGATGAGCAGATCCATCACCCCAGCCTTCTTCAATCGTGATGAATGACAAGCAAACATCTCAGGCATGCTCTCGAAATCTCAATACCCGCCGCTGTATTTGTAGTTTCCGCAGTGGCTCACACCTGCAGAGCCACAAGACAAAGCAGCTTCTTGGCATTAACCTAAGCAACTTTGCAGCACAATGTAATTTAACGTGCATGACCCTGTCTTTCCCCATGTACAGGTACAGTCCTACATGGACCATCACTGTAACAATTCCACGGACAGGCGCATCCTCAGCATGTTCCTAAACATCTGTAACGATCTAAGCAAGCTCTGCCACAAGCTGGAAACCGTGCATTCTGGTAACAACATAACCAACGGCATTTTGGAGAGATGCAAGATGCTCCTTAGCCACAGCAACGATCTGAGCGCCATCCGAGCTAAGTAGGTCTCTCCATCAGCTTACGTGGAGGCAGGTGTCAATGCTGGGGGACTGTCACAAGAACGCATATTCCCACTTCTTCATCAATTCTGTTACGGCACCTTTCTGGCTTTAGTGAGGGTACAAGGTGCTACCCAGGTTACTATTCCAGCTGTTGGGAAAACATCGCAAGCCTCCATTCACAAAAAgggagtttgtttgtttatttgatcCTTTTGTCGGTGCATGGAAGGGCACATACAGGCAGGTTAGTACGCTGAAGTCCCATGCAACGCTCAGGCAGTTTACCTTCTCCTATTCCTGCTCTGCACGCAGCTAATTTTTGTAAGGCAAGTGTCTACATGCTCTTGAATCCTTCCAGGTCTAGCCCAACAGCCAGGATGGTGCGTTTGGCATGACTCATTTAGCAAGACGTAATTCTATCCGTGCCTTTTCGTTTGGGGGGAAATGGCTGGCTGTGCATTTCTGCTCTCCCAGGGGCTCTC
The genomic region above belongs to Rissa tridactyla isolate bRisTri1 chromosome 14, bRisTri1.patW.cur.20221130, whole genome shotgun sequence and contains:
- the SPACA9 gene encoding sperm acrosome-associated protein 9 isoform X2; translation: MNEAKEALRNIEQNYKLFLQQQFTFIGALQHTRENAHDMIRPVASISQVQSYMDHHCNNSTDRRILSMFLNICNDLSKLCHKLETVHSGNNITNGILERCKMLLSHSNDLSAIRAKYPHAVVNHLSCDEAKNHYGGVVSLIPIVLDCMKEWVAHAEKLPRRTLYNAN